The proteins below come from a single Parazoarcus communis genomic window:
- the surE gene encoding 5'/3'-nucleotidase SurE has product MRILVSNDDGYFAPGIAALAAALAEIGEVTVVAPERDRSGASNSLTLDRPLSLRRAANGFYFVNGTPTDCVHLAVTGMLDHMPDMVVSGVNHGANMGDDTIYSGTVAAATEGFLLGVPSIAVSLVSKGASDFSAAARVARDLAERFMRQPWPRPALLNVNVPDLPYEQIKGTQVTRLGKRHKAEPVIRSVTPRNETVYWVGAAGGAADAGDGTDFNAVANGMVSITPLQIDLTHSAQIHTVKDWLAQ; this is encoded by the coding sequence ATGCGTATTCTGGTCAGTAACGACGACGGCTATTTCGCGCCAGGGATTGCAGCGCTCGCAGCGGCGCTGGCAGAAATCGGCGAGGTAACCGTCGTTGCGCCCGAACGTGACCGCAGCGGCGCGAGCAACTCCTTGACGCTCGATCGCCCCCTGTCCCTGCGTCGTGCGGCCAATGGGTTCTACTTCGTCAACGGTACGCCAACCGACTGCGTGCATCTGGCGGTCACGGGCATGCTCGACCATATGCCCGACATGGTGGTATCCGGCGTCAATCATGGCGCCAACATGGGTGACGACACCATCTACTCGGGCACCGTGGCTGCTGCCACCGAAGGCTTCCTGCTGGGCGTGCCTTCGATCGCGGTGTCGCTGGTCAGCAAGGGCGCGTCGGATTTTTCGGCCGCGGCACGCGTCGCGCGTGACCTCGCCGAGCGCTTCATGCGCCAGCCCTGGCCGCGGCCCGCCTTGCTCAACGTCAATGTGCCCGATCTGCCCTATGAGCAGATCAAGGGGACGCAGGTGACCCGTCTGGGCAAGCGTCACAAGGCCGAGCCGGTCATCCGCAGCGTGACACCGCGCAACGAGACCGTATATTGGGTGGGGGCTGCCGGTGGCGCAGCGGACGCTGGTGACGGTACCGACTTCAATGCGGTGGCAAACGGCATGGTGTCGATCACGCCCTTGCAGATCGACCTGACGCACTCCGCACAGATTCATACTGTAAAGGACTGGCTGGCACAATGA
- a CDS encoding protein-L-isoaspartate(D-aspartate) O-methyltransferase, producing the protein MVDRLRAQGIRDEKVLSAMAQIPRHQFVEEGLAYGAYDDSALPIGFQQTISQPFVVARMIELLRAGRELGRTLEIGAGCGYQAAVLSKIATDVYAVERIRPLLDRARNNLRPLRLPNVRLKYADGSVGLPEAAPFDTIIVAAAAVGVPQALKDQLAPGGRLMIPVGSGEQRLLLIERQGNVFKESWYEAVRFVPLLTGTE; encoded by the coding sequence ATGGTCGATCGCCTGCGTGCGCAGGGAATCCGGGATGAGAAGGTCCTCTCTGCGATGGCCCAGATCCCCCGTCACCAGTTTGTCGAGGAAGGGCTGGCCTACGGCGCCTATGACGACTCCGCGCTGCCGATCGGTTTCCAGCAGACCATCTCCCAGCCCTTTGTCGTCGCGCGCATGATTGAGTTGTTGCGTGCGGGCCGGGAACTCGGTCGCACGCTGGAAATCGGAGCGGGTTGTGGTTACCAGGCTGCAGTGCTTTCCAAGATTGCGACAGATGTCTATGCGGTAGAGCGCATACGCCCGCTTCTTGATCGTGCGCGCAACAATCTGCGTCCGCTGCGCCTGCCGAATGTACGTTTGAAATATGCTGACGGCAGCGTAGGCTTGCCCGAGGCAGCACCGTTTGACACCATTATTGTCGCTGCCGCAGCTGTCGGTGTGCCCCAGGCGCTGAAAGATCAGCTTGCGCCCGGCGGGCGCCTGATGATTCCTGTGGGCAGCGGAGAACAACGCCTGTTGCTGATCGAGCGGCAGGGTAACGTATTCAAGGAAAGCTGGTACGAAGCAGTGCGCTTCGTGCCGCTATTGACTGGTACAGAATGA
- a CDS encoding peptidoglycan DD-metalloendopeptidase family protein produces MNKEIFRRRLALLGMVSLLALTAGCASRVSAPVRDGTQPPAAAAPVERAGFHVVRPGETVLALSRMYNVSVADIVGWNGLTNPNQIHVGQELRVAPDTPAVAQVIPITSEPVVISPVVPQTSGAASIKQEPRGGKQPYSDEAWEKMQRPGDVAVAEPKPPVAPVAPETPRLPGPDGDWLWPVKGKVIVGFDEPVAGDAKLRNKGIDIAGTPGTPVLASAGGKVVYSGSGLRGLGKLVIIKHDANYLTAYAHNQQLLVKEAETVTKGQKIAELGSTDADRPKLHFEIRKQGQPVDPLKYLPAH; encoded by the coding sequence ATGAACAAAGAAATTTTTCGTCGTCGCCTGGCCCTGCTCGGGATGGTTTCGCTGCTCGCATTGACCGCGGGCTGCGCCAGCCGCGTTTCCGCTCCGGTTCGTGACGGGACGCAGCCGCCTGCTGCAGCCGCGCCGGTTGAGCGCGCGGGTTTTCACGTGGTGCGCCCCGGTGAGACGGTATTGGCCCTGTCCCGCATGTACAACGTCAGCGTTGCAGATATCGTGGGCTGGAATGGCCTGACGAACCCCAATCAGATCCACGTCGGGCAGGAGCTGCGGGTTGCGCCCGATACGCCCGCGGTGGCACAGGTGATTCCGATCACGTCCGAACCGGTCGTGATTTCGCCGGTTGTTCCGCAGACCAGCGGCGCAGCATCGATCAAGCAGGAGCCGCGTGGCGGCAAGCAGCCGTACTCGGACGAGGCCTGGGAAAAGATGCAGCGCCCCGGCGATGTCGCAGTAGCCGAGCCGAAGCCGCCGGTTGCGCCTGTCGCGCCTGAAACCCCACGGTTGCCGGGGCCTGATGGCGACTGGCTGTGGCCGGTAAAGGGCAAGGTCATCGTCGGTTTCGACGAACCGGTGGCGGGTGATGCCAAGTTGCGCAACAAGGGGATCGATATCGCAGGTACTCCGGGTACGCCCGTACTTGCCTCGGCCGGCGGCAAGGTGGTCTACTCCGGAAGCGGCTTGCGTGGTCTTGGAAAACTGGTCATCATCAAACACGATGCCAATTACCTGACAGCCTATGCACACAATCAGCAACTGCTAGTAAAGGAAGCTGAAACGGTCACAAAGGGTCAGAAGATTGCAGAGCTTGGCAGTACCGACGCAGATCGGCCGAAGTTGCATTTCGAGATTCGCAAGCAGGGGCAGCCGGTTGATCCGCTGAAATACCTGCCCGCACACTGA
- the rpoS gene encoding RNA polymerase sigma factor RpoS, whose product MEEPANPDDIDSQEPDLPLEVEVFSDRQAPVVENEFLSDVTQIYLNEIGANPLLTAEEEAALSRRVRLGDFEARQTMIERNLRLVVNIAKHYLNRGIPLLDLVEEGNLGLIHALEKFDPERGFRFSTYATWWIRQNIERAIMNQSRTIRLPVHVVKELNQVLRAQRNIEANSNGESTLEEIAQRLDKPIETVRAILALSEHTASLDAPLDIDPSLSIGESLADDHAESPEVLIHGAEIETLLRTWIDMLNEKQRLVIRHRYGIDECEMLTLEELAARLELTRERVRQIQLEALGQLRRTLRRRGISKDALF is encoded by the coding sequence ATGGAAGAGCCGGCAAACCCTGACGATATCGATAGTCAAGAACCGGATCTTCCCCTTGAGGTGGAGGTTTTCTCCGACCGTCAGGCGCCGGTGGTCGAGAATGAGTTTCTCAGCGACGTCACCCAGATTTATCTCAACGAGATCGGTGCCAATCCGCTGCTGACGGCCGAAGAAGAAGCGGCCTTGTCGCGCCGTGTGAGGCTGGGTGATTTCGAGGCGCGCCAGACGATGATCGAGCGCAACCTTCGGCTCGTGGTCAACATCGCCAAACACTACCTGAATCGCGGCATTCCACTGCTGGATCTGGTCGAGGAAGGAAACCTCGGTCTGATCCACGCGCTGGAAAAGTTCGACCCGGAGCGCGGGTTTCGCTTCTCGACCTACGCGACATGGTGGATCCGGCAGAACATCGAGCGCGCGATCATGAACCAGTCGCGCACGATCCGGCTCCCGGTGCACGTCGTCAAGGAATTGAACCAGGTGCTGCGCGCTCAGCGCAACATCGAGGCGAATTCCAACGGGGAATCAACCCTGGAGGAAATCGCCCAGCGTCTCGACAAACCCATCGAGACCGTTCGCGCCATTCTTGCGCTGAGCGAACATACGGCCTCGCTCGATGCGCCGCTGGACATCGATCCCAGTCTGTCCATCGGCGAGTCGCTTGCGGACGACCACGCAGAATCCCCCGAAGTGCTGATTCACGGCGCGGAAATCGAAACGCTGCTGCGCACCTGGATCGACATGCTCAACGAGAAGCAGCGTCTGGTCATCCGTCACCGCTACGGCATCGACGAGTGCGAAATGCTGACACTCGAAGAACTCGCCGCCCGGCTAGAGCTTACGCGCGAGCGGGTACGCCAGATACAGCTCGAGGCGCTGGGCCAACTCCGGCGCACGCTCCGGCGCCGCGGTATCTCCAAGGACGCCCTTTTCTGA
- the mltB gene encoding lytic murein transglycosylase B, protein MTGITAHLPLSRLACTLALSLSFGLGSASADTENYAEREDVQAFISDLSARHGFDAGQLSRTIGQAQKLPRVISLITPPTKRGVRSWERYRSRFIERIRIERGLDFWDEYAPILQAAEERYGVPAEIIVAIIGVETVYGRHTGNFETLSALTTLAFDYPPRADLFRRELEQLFLLAREQGREPTSYSGSYAGALGYPQFLPSSMRAYAVDFDANGVIDFEDNPLDAIGSVANYLHAHGWQPQAPVAVRARLSLDASPAPLVAAGIEPTLSADTLRDAGITAADGEAVTAPITLVDLETPGADVEYWLGYRNFYVITRYNRSSFYAMSVFELAQTIRARRLALNLAVSG, encoded by the coding sequence ATGACTGGAATCACTGCACACCTGCCCCTGTCCCGCCTCGCCTGCACCCTCGCACTGAGCCTGTCATTCGGACTCGGCAGCGCCAGCGCAGACACCGAAAACTATGCAGAACGCGAGGATGTGCAGGCTTTCATCAGCGACCTGTCCGCGCGCCATGGCTTCGATGCCGGGCAGTTGAGCAGGACAATCGGCCAGGCCCAGAAGCTCCCCCGTGTGATCTCGCTGATCACCCCACCCACCAAACGTGGCGTGCGCTCATGGGAACGCTACCGTTCGCGGTTCATCGAGCGTATCCGTATCGAGCGCGGACTCGACTTCTGGGATGAGTACGCCCCGATCCTGCAGGCTGCCGAAGAACGCTATGGCGTGCCGGCCGAGATCATCGTCGCCATCATCGGGGTGGAGACCGTTTACGGCCGCCATACCGGCAATTTCGAAACCCTGTCGGCACTGACCACGCTCGCATTCGACTACCCGCCGCGTGCCGACCTGTTTCGCCGCGAACTCGAGCAGCTCTTCCTGCTCGCCCGGGAGCAGGGGCGCGAGCCGACGAGCTACTCGGGCTCCTATGCCGGCGCACTCGGCTACCCGCAGTTCCTGCCCAGCAGCATGCGTGCCTACGCCGTGGACTTTGACGCCAACGGTGTGATCGATTTCGAGGACAACCCGCTCGACGCCATTGGCAGCGTGGCCAACTATCTCCACGCCCACGGATGGCAGCCGCAGGCGCCGGTGGCGGTGCGTGCCCGCCTGAGTCTGGATGCAAGCCCTGCTCCGCTGGTGGCTGCGGGAATCGAACCGACCCTGAGCGCCGACACGCTGCGCGACGCGGGCATCACGGCAGCCGACGGCGAAGCGGTCACTGCGCCAATCACGCTTGTCGACCTCGAAACCCCGGGCGCCGATGTCGAATACTGGCTGGGTTACCGCAACTTCTACGTCATCACCCGCTACAACCGCAGCAGCTTCTATGCGATGTCGGTCTTCGAGCTCGCGCAGACCATCCGTGCGCGCAGACTGGCCCTCAACCTGGCGGTCTCAGGCTAG
- a CDS encoding transglutaminase TgpA family protein — MFRRRAVTPPHSSGQAALRRDQGAWLLGAAALTLAPHLLTLPLWVSALSVLLLGWRASLLWQGGRTPNTYLILLIAVAAGIGVRVAFGHFFGKDPGLAFLALLLGLKLLETSSMRDIRAAILLCFFLQLGVFFDNQSLPVAGLALCANLLSIGALLSLSDPAAGTRERLRTSALLLAQGLPFMLVLFVLFPRIEGPLWGLPADAHSGMSGLSNTMAPGSISDLSLSEAIAFRADFAGIPPQPAQRYWRGPVLSVFDGTTWRAARHLEGDRPPYEPSGPRLDYRITLEAHNQRWLLALDFPAGSPDGVRYSSTFQAMYRQPLRSRTRLDLASYPETVVGLNEHAHVLDTALRLPPDSNPRTQALAQQLAAGSTSPEDILARTLARMREIDLTYTLRPPLTGTNGVDAFLFDTRRGFCEHFASAFVFMMRAAGVPARVVTGYQGGEINPVDGSMIVRQSDAHAWAEVWLPQRGWVRVDPTALAAPGRIESGMAGALPAGEVLPLFMRPHLSWLRDLRFRWEAVSNSWNQWVLGYNPERQREFLSRLGLGELSWSTWIGVLGVMAAGLMGLLFAWALRQARAADPLDRAWAAFSARLARRGLNRRPAEGPLDYGRRLAQALPDHAAEITDITTRYANLRYRPPASPEAVRELKRRIRILKLT; from the coding sequence ATGTTTAGGCGCAGGGCCGTAACACCGCCACACTCGAGCGGCCAAGCCGCGCTGCGCCGGGACCAGGGTGCATGGCTGCTGGGCGCGGCGGCACTGACCCTCGCGCCCCACCTCCTCACCCTGCCGCTCTGGGTGTCGGCGCTGAGTGTGCTCCTGCTGGGCTGGCGCGCCAGCCTGCTGTGGCAGGGCGGCCGCACACCAAACACTTACCTCATCCTTTTGATTGCCGTCGCCGCGGGCATCGGTGTGCGTGTGGCCTTCGGACACTTCTTCGGCAAGGATCCCGGCCTCGCCTTTCTGGCACTGCTGCTCGGACTGAAGCTGCTGGAAACGAGCAGCATGCGCGACATCCGGGCGGCCATCCTGCTGTGCTTCTTCCTGCAACTGGGCGTGTTCTTCGACAACCAGAGCTTGCCGGTTGCGGGGCTCGCCCTCTGTGCCAACCTGCTGTCGATCGGCGCCCTGCTGTCCCTGTCCGACCCCGCGGCCGGCACCCGCGAGCGTCTGCGCACCAGCGCGCTGCTACTGGCGCAGGGGCTGCCCTTCATGCTGGTGCTCTTCGTGCTGTTTCCGCGTATCGAGGGACCCTTATGGGGCCTTCCTGCCGACGCCCACAGCGGCATGAGCGGCCTCTCCAACACCATGGCTCCGGGCTCAATCAGCGACCTCAGCCTGTCCGAAGCGATCGCCTTCAGGGCCGATTTCGCGGGTATCCCGCCCCAGCCTGCGCAGCGCTACTGGCGCGGTCCTGTGCTGAGCGTTTTCGATGGCACCACCTGGCGCGCCGCACGCCACCTCGAAGGCGACCGCCCACCCTATGAGCCCTCCGGGCCGCGGCTTGATTACCGCATCACGCTCGAGGCCCACAACCAGCGCTGGCTGCTGGCACTCGACTTTCCTGCCGGGTCTCCGGACGGCGTGCGCTACAGCAGCACCTTCCAGGCCATGTACAGGCAACCGCTGCGCAGCCGCACACGACTCGACCTGGCTTCCTACCCGGAAACCGTCGTCGGCCTCAATGAACATGCCCACGTACTCGACACCGCGCTGCGCCTGCCGCCCGACAGCAACCCGCGCACCCAGGCGCTGGCGCAGCAACTCGCCGCGGGATCGACATCGCCCGAAGACATCCTCGCGAGGACGCTTGCTCGCATGCGCGAGATCGACCTCACCTACACCCTGCGCCCGCCACTGACCGGTACCAATGGCGTGGACGCCTTTCTGTTCGACACCCGTCGCGGTTTCTGCGAGCACTTCGCATCGGCCTTCGTGTTCATGATGCGCGCCGCTGGCGTTCCGGCGCGCGTCGTCACCGGCTATCAGGGCGGCGAGATCAATCCGGTGGACGGCAGCATGATCGTGCGCCAGTCGGACGCGCACGCCTGGGCCGAGGTATGGCTGCCACAGCGCGGGTGGGTGCGGGTCGACCCCACCGCCCTTGCCGCCCCCGGACGCATCGAGTCCGGCATGGCTGGCGCGCTGCCGGCAGGCGAAGTCCTCCCGCTGTTCATGCGCCCACATCTTTCGTGGTTGCGTGATCTGCGTTTCCGCTGGGAAGCCGTGTCGAACAGCTGGAACCAATGGGTTCTTGGCTACAATCCTGAACGGCAGCGCGAATTTCTGTCACGATTGGGTCTGGGCGAACTCAGCTGGTCGACCTGGATCGGTGTTCTGGGCGTCATGGCTGCCGGTCTGATGGGGCTGCTTTTTGCATGGGCGCTCAGACAGGCACGTGCGGCCGACCCCCTTGACCGGGCCTGGGCCGCGTTTTCCGCCAGGCTTGCCCGCCGCGGACTGAACCGGCGCCCGGCCGAAGGTCCGCTCGATTACGGTCGCCGCCTTGCGCAGGCCCTGCCGGACCACGCAGCCGAGATCACCGACATTACGACGCGCTATGCAAACCTGCGCTACCGCCCCCCTGCCAGCCCCGAGGCGGTTCGCGAACTGAAACGACGCATCCGGATACTGAAACTGACATGA
- a CDS encoding DUF58 domain-containing protein, whose product MMRVDAVSSGARRLIDRWLFRLGRPEAAPIILYQRRIYVLPTAAGYAFALALLVMLIASINYNLSLGYGLTFLLGGVAVASIVHAFRNLLQLSIRSGRTEPTFCGDTVIFRLLIDNRRPARRPALTLRAQGGSSAFDLPPGTVTEVSLALPTKTRGTFPLGRTTLETRWPLGLIRAWSVFIPDSTGLVYPAPEADPPPLPGQTAGEAHGQRSLRPGDDDFAGLRNYQTSDSPQHLAWKVLARGGALMTKQFSSLEGGDVSLEWSSLPPTLDDEARLSRLTAWLLMAERSGQRYALQLPSRYFPRGCGRAHLHQCLSALALHGQPHAGSSDV is encoded by the coding sequence ATGATGCGCGTCGACGCCGTATCCAGCGGCGCGCGGCGGCTGATCGACCGTTGGCTGTTCCGCCTCGGGCGCCCGGAAGCCGCGCCGATCATTCTTTACCAGCGCCGCATCTACGTTCTGCCGACAGCGGCGGGATACGCCTTCGCCCTCGCGCTGCTGGTGATGCTGATCGCCTCGATTAACTACAACCTCAGCCTGGGCTATGGGCTGACCTTCCTGTTGGGCGGCGTCGCCGTTGCCAGCATCGTTCATGCCTTCCGCAACCTGCTCCAGCTCTCCATCCGCAGCGGCCGTACCGAACCAACCTTCTGCGGCGACACGGTCATCTTTCGCCTGTTGATCGACAATCGACGTCCGGCCCGGCGGCCCGCCCTGACCTTGCGCGCGCAGGGCGGATCGAGCGCCTTCGATTTGCCGCCCGGGACAGTGACAGAAGTCAGCCTCGCGCTGCCGACAAAGACCCGCGGAACATTTCCGCTGGGCCGCACGACACTCGAAACCCGCTGGCCGCTCGGACTGATCCGCGCCTGGAGCGTGTTCATTCCGGATAGCACCGGCCTCGTCTACCCGGCACCCGAAGCCGACCCGCCCCCCTTGCCTGGGCAAACTGCAGGCGAGGCTCACGGCCAGCGCAGCCTGCGGCCTGGCGATGACGATTTTGCAGGACTGCGCAATTACCAGACGTCGGACTCGCCTCAGCATCTGGCGTGGAAGGTGCTCGCCCGCGGGGGAGCGCTGATGACCAAGCAATTCTCGTCGCTCGAAGGCGGCGACGTCTCCCTGGAATGGTCATCGCTGCCGCCCACGCTCGACGACGAAGCGAGGCTGTCACGACTGACGGCCTGGCTGCTGATGGCCGAACGCAGCGGACAGCGTTACGCCTTGCAGCTGCCGTCGCGCTACTTTCCACGCGGCTGCGGACGCGCGCATCTTCATCAGTGCCTGAGCGCGCTGGCGCTGCATGGCCAGCCACATGCCGGGAGCAGCGATGTTTAG
- a CDS encoding AAA family ATPase — protein sequence MPQRHATRLLEAASQIILGKEHELQLALSCLIARGHLLIEDMPGVGKTTLAHVLARLVGLHFQRIQFTSDLLPADIVGVSVFDRETSSFRFNAGPVFAQLILADEINRATPKTQSALLEAMEERQITADGATLPLPDPFFVIATQNPSTQIGTFPLPESQLDRFLMRIRLGYPDRAAERALLMGEARRELIERQQPVITPDDLIELQDAAQALQVADRLIDYVQNLLAATRQSNEFAGGLSPRAGLGLLASARAWALIEGRDHVLPEDVQRMFPHVAGHRLHLAGDGRPPAPAALDRLLHSVPVS from the coding sequence ATGCCCCAACGTCATGCAACCAGACTCCTTGAAGCCGCCAGCCAGATCATCCTCGGCAAGGAGCATGAACTGCAGTTGGCGCTGTCGTGCCTCATCGCACGCGGGCATCTTCTGATCGAGGACATGCCGGGCGTGGGCAAGACCACGCTCGCCCATGTACTCGCACGTCTGGTCGGTCTTCATTTCCAGCGCATCCAGTTCACCAGCGACCTGCTGCCCGCAGACATCGTCGGTGTATCGGTGTTCGATCGCGAGACCAGCAGCTTCCGCTTCAATGCGGGGCCGGTGTTTGCCCAGCTGATTCTCGCCGACGAGATCAATCGCGCCACGCCGAAGACCCAGAGCGCCCTGCTCGAAGCCATGGAGGAGCGCCAGATCACCGCCGACGGTGCCACCCTGCCGCTGCCCGACCCGTTCTTCGTCATTGCCACGCAGAACCCATCGACCCAGATCGGCACCTTTCCCCTGCCGGAGAGCCAGCTCGACCGCTTCCTGATGCGCATCCGCCTCGGCTACCCTGACCGCGCAGCTGAGCGCGCATTGCTGATGGGCGAAGCACGGCGCGAGCTGATTGAACGCCAGCAGCCCGTGATCACACCCGACGACCTGATCGAATTGCAAGATGCCGCTCAAGCCCTTCAAGTGGCCGACCGCCTGATCGACTACGTGCAGAACCTGCTCGCAGCCACGCGTCAGAGCAACGAATTCGCTGGTGGCCTGAGCCCGCGCGCAGGGCTCGGTCTGCTGGCGTCGGCTCGCGCCTGGGCGCTGATCGAAGGGCGCGACCATGTGCTTCCGGAAGACGTGCAGCGCATGTTCCCCCATGTTGCCGGGCATCGCCTCCACCTTGCCGGCGACGGCCGCCCGCCAGCACCTGCCGCCCTCGACCGCTTGCTGCATTCCGTACCGGTGAGCTGA
- a CDS encoding histone deacetylase family protein, with translation MTTTAFITHRDCWLHDMGAHHPECADRLGAINDRLIAAGLDLYLSFFDAPLATAEQITRVHPASYFDELMSSVPEHGIRHLDPDTAMSPNTMKAALRSAGAGVLATDLVLKGEIENAFCAVRPPGHHAERAKAMGFCFLNNVAIAARHATDVHGLERVAIVDFDVHHGNGTEDVFRDDPRVMMASIFQHPFYPYSGTENQPAHFCNVPVPAGTRGDAFRQVVSDIWVPALREHNPQAIFISAGFDAHYEDDMGSLGLVEADYIWATQQIKGVAEDCGHKHIVSILEGGYSLSSLARSVVSHIKSLADL, from the coding sequence ATGACAACAACGGCGTTCATCACGCACCGCGATTGCTGGTTGCATGACATGGGGGCTCATCACCCGGAATGTGCGGACAGGCTGGGGGCGATCAACGATCGTCTGATTGCCGCAGGACTTGATCTCTACCTGTCCTTTTTCGATGCGCCGCTTGCGACCGCCGAACAGATAACACGCGTTCATCCGGCGAGTTACTTCGACGAATTGATGAGCAGCGTGCCTGAGCACGGCATCCGCCACCTTGACCCTGATACGGCCATGAGCCCCAACACCATGAAGGCCGCGCTGCGGTCCGCGGGTGCTGGCGTGCTGGCCACGGATCTGGTGCTCAAGGGCGAGATCGAGAATGCATTCTGTGCCGTGCGCCCGCCTGGTCATCACGCCGAGCGTGCGAAGGCAATGGGGTTCTGCTTTCTCAATAACGTCGCGATCGCGGCGCGGCATGCAACCGATGTTCATGGCCTGGAGCGGGTGGCCATCGTCGATTTCGACGTACACCATGGCAACGGCACCGAAGACGTGTTCCGGGACGATCCCCGGGTCATGATGGCGAGCATCTTCCAGCATCCGTTCTACCCGTACAGCGGCACCGAGAATCAGCCCGCGCACTTCTGCAATGTACCGGTCCCGGCGGGTACGCGCGGCGATGCATTCAGGCAGGTCGTCAGCGACATCTGGGTGCCTGCGCTGCGCGAGCACAATCCCCAGGCCATCTTCATTTCCGCGGGTTTCGATGCGCACTATGAAGATGACATGGGGTCGCTCGGTCTGGTAGAGGCCGATTACATCTGGGCGACCCAGCAGATCAAGGGGGTCGCGGAGGATTGCGGTCACAAGCACATCGTCTCCATTCTTGAGGGTGGCTACTCGCTGAGCTCGCTCGCCCGGTCGGTCGTTTCCCACATCAAGTCACTGGCCGATCTCTGA
- the dapA gene encoding 4-hydroxy-tetrahydrodipicolinate synthase, whose protein sequence is MITGSIVAIVTPMNEDGSLDFPRLRSLIDWHVAEGTDGIVIVGTTGESPTVNVDEHCELIRTTVEHAAGRIPVIAGTGANSTAEAVELARYAEQAGAAAHLSVVPYYNRPTQEGLYQHFRTIAEAVELPLILYNVPGRTVADLANDTTLRLAEIPNIIGVKDATGSIDRNCDLIARAPEGFALYSGDDMTVAAFMLLGGHGTISVTANVAPRAMHEMCAAALAGDARKTREINARLLGLHRNLFCEANPIPVKWAVARMGLMGDGIRLPLTQLSDTCHERVRQAMRQAGINF, encoded by the coding sequence ATGATTACCGGATCGATTGTCGCCATCGTCACGCCGATGAATGAGGATGGCAGCCTGGATTTCCCCCGCTTGCGCAGTCTGATCGACTGGCACGTTGCCGAAGGCACCGACGGGATTGTTATTGTGGGCACCACGGGCGAATCGCCCACGGTGAATGTCGATGAGCACTGCGAGCTGATCCGCACGACGGTCGAGCATGCGGCCGGACGCATTCCGGTCATCGCCGGTACCGGCGCGAACTCGACCGCCGAGGCGGTCGAACTTGCGCGCTATGCCGAACAGGCCGGCGCCGCCGCTCACCTGTCAGTGGTTCCCTATTACAACCGTCCGACGCAGGAAGGGCTCTACCAGCACTTCCGTACCATCGCCGAAGCGGTCGAGCTGCCGCTGATTCTTTACAACGTGCCCGGCCGCACCGTCGCCGACCTGGCCAACGACACCACGCTCCGTCTGGCTGAAATTCCGAACATCATCGGTGTGAAGGATGCGACCGGGAGCATCGACCGCAACTGCGACCTGATCGCACGTGCGCCAGAAGGCTTTGCCCTGTACAGCGGCGACGACATGACTGTCGCCGCCTTCATGCTGCTGGGCGGTCACGGGACCATCTCGGTGACGGCAAACGTCGCCCCCCGTGCGATGCACGAGATGTGTGCGGCGGCACTTGCCGGCGATGCACGCAAGACGCGCGAGATCAATGCGCGCCTGCTCGGCCTGCACCGCAACCTGTTCTGCGAAGCCAACCCGATTCCGGTCAAGTGGGCGGTTGCCCGCATGGGTCTGATGGGCGACGGCATTCGCTTGCCGCTGACGCAGTTGAGCGACACTTGTCACGAACGTGTGCGGCAGGCCATGCGCCAGGCCGGCATCAATTTCTGA